Genomic DNA from Methanosarcina sp. MTP4:
CCAATCTTCCCGTCCATGTCGTAGGCGGCAATAACAAGGTCCCCGGGCTTTGCGGTGTCGCTGCGGATTATACAGTCCTTTTTCGCAATCCCGATGATTGCAACGGAAAGGGAGGTGTAGTTTGTGTCAGGGTGCACATGCCCTCCGACGACGGGAACCCCGAACTTCCTGATCCCTTCCGCCAGGCCTTCCATCAGTTCCTTGCAGGAAGCATCGCTTTTTGAGGAAGCTATGTCCACCATGGCAAGGGGCCTTCCTCCCATGGCTGCGATGTCATTAACGTTTACGACCACGGCACCGTAGCCCGCCCACCAGGGGCTTGCGTCAAGCAGCCTTCCCCAGATCCCGTCCGCTGCAAAGAGGATTACGTCATCCCCTCCTATGTCGATTACCGCCGCATCGTCCCCGAAGTCCACAATAGCGTCCTTATACTCCGGGCGGACGGTCTCGAAGATCGAGACTATGTCTTCAATCTGTTTTTTGCGGGTGACCCCTTCAAAATTCCTTATCCCTTCTGCAAGCTCTTCAAGATCCAATCAAAAGCTTCCTGTTGTTTTTATTATTTGTAAAATTATCTGGTAAGTTTTGGTGCAAACCCGATAAGGGCTTTGCTTTGCGAAAATCTGCGCAATTTTTTAACCAGTACGATACTCCGGTTATCCTTTATTTGTTTTTCTTTCTTGTGCTGATAGAGTAGAAGCGACAGCTTTTTATGAAATTATTCTATCCTTTATGTCGGCTTTATATTACTACAAATATATATAAATACCCCACTATCTTGCGAGGAATGAAAAAAATGGTAGCAAAAATCGATGCTGACTCCTGCACCGGGTGCGGAGCATGTGTAGACGAATGCCCTGCAGCTGCAATCGAACTCAAAGACGACCTTGCAGTTGTAGATGAAGATGAGTGCCTTGACTGCGGTGCATGCGAAGATGCCTGCCCGAACGGCGCCATCACAGTCGAATAAACCTTTTGAGTAAAATAAACCCTTTTAAGCAGATTTATAAACTGTTTTAAAAACCCTTTAGCGGAGTTTTTTTGACTCCGCTCTTTTATTAACCTTTTTATCGAGGCTGTTTTTTCATCTCTGCCTCGGTCTGGATTTTGATGAGCTTTCTGCGCTCCTCGCTCATCTGGGTCATGTCCTGGTCAATGTAGCCGTAGGCATCAGCCCTGCACTGCCTGCAGTGGCGCATCTGCCTGACATAGGGTTCACAGGCGTCCTGGGCAGCCTGGCGCTCTTCCGGGGTCGGGGCTCTTATGTGGGCGAAAGCTCCCTGGGGGATCAGGGGCATGATATTCATTATGTACACTTCCCTTTCCCGGATCGTTTTTGCAATTTCCACCATGTGCTGGTCGTTGATCCCCGGCACAAGTACGGTATTAACCTTGACAACAAGCCCTGCCTTTGCAGCGGCCTCGATACCTTCAAGCTGGTTTTTGATCTGGATTTTTGCCCCTTCGACTCCTTTGTAGGTCTTGCCGTGGTAATTGACATGGTCACAGATCTGCCCCTGGATTTCGGGGTCGACGGCGTTGATGGTCACGGTCAGGGTCGCAACTCCAAGCTTTACAAGCTCCGGAAGTTTTTCCGGAAGCACGAGTCCGTTTGTGCTCATGCAAAACGTAATGTCCGGGAACTCCTCCCTTACAAGCCGGAGGGCTTCGAAAGTCTCTTTGTTTGCCAGCGGGTCGCCAGGCCCTGCAACGCCTATCACTTTGATGAATGGGTAATCGGAAAGGGCTTGCTTTACTTTTTCAAGGGCTTCGGCTGGGGTTAAGACCTCCATGGTCACTCCCGGCCTGTTTTCGTTTACGCAGGCAAA
This window encodes:
- a CDS encoding methanogenesis marker 2 protein, which translates into the protein MDLEELAEGIRNFEGVTRKKQIEDIVSIFETVRPEYKDAIVDFGDDAAVIDIGGDDVILFAADGIWGRLLDASPWWAGYGAVVVNVNDIAAMGGRPLAMVDIASSKSDASCKELMEGLAEGIRKFGVPVVGGHVHPDTNYTSLSVAIIGIAKKDCIIRSDTAKPGDLVIAAYDMDGKIGPNSPYSWDTTSYKEPKIVRERYLVTRKIGELKLASAGKDISNPGLVGTLGMLCETSRVGASMDLEKVPRPEDVDFTQWLKVHPGTGYVFTAVPEKAEECVKVFEEAGLTAAVVGKIEEGSKLDIYDSTGKVTVFDFSKDSITGISTG
- a CDS encoding 4Fe-4S binding protein, with translation MVAKIDADSCTGCGACVDECPAAAIELKDDLAVVDEDECLDCGACEDACPNGAITVE
- a CDS encoding radical SAM protein, whose product is MSEKENVTFDRERYRIIAEHPCYSEKARHRFGRMHLAVAPKCNIQCNFCVRDFACVNENRPGVTMEVLTPAEALEKVKQALSDYPFIKVIGVAGPGDPLANKETFEALRLVREEFPDITFCMSTNGLVLPEKLPELVKLGVATLTVTINAVDPEIQGQICDHVNYHGKTYKGVEGAKIQIKNQLEGIEAAAKAGLVVKVNTVLVPGINDQHMVEIAKTIREREVYIMNIMPLIPQGAFAHIRAPTPEERQAAQDACEPYVRQMRHCRQCRADAYGYIDQDMTQMSEERRKLIKIQTEAEMKKQPR